Genomic window (Granulicella arctica):
CACGCTGCGGGACAACTCGATCGTTACGGTTGATCTGAAGACTCGCAAGGTCGTTGATTCCTTCACGTTGAACACACCGTCTGAGGGCAATCGGTTGAGTGGCTTTGCGATTGATCCAACAGGCAAGTTTATCTACTCGATCATGACGACGGTTTCGAAGAAGATCGACCACTATGAGATCAGCGAACCCAAGTTCATCGCGATTGATATCGAGCAGAAGAAGATTGTACGGAGCGGCGACTTTCCCAAGGATGAGGTGCCGGGTGCGCGCTCGCTGCTGAGGGTATCGCCTGATGGCAAATCGCTGTATGTCTTCCGTCAGGAGATCCTTGTGATCAACACGGCGGACTTCAAACTCGAAAAGAAGATCGAACTATCGAACCCTGTGGCGCCGCCAGGAATGGATAGTCTTTCGCTCAACGTACTCGATGATCCGAACGAGCCTCCTGGCAAACTGATGAGCATCTTTAATGCCTCCGATCCGTATGTGCATCGCAAGATCTTCGGTATCGCCGAGATTGATCTTTCGAAGCAGACCTTCGAGTTGACGCCGATTGGTCCGGCAGCGACCAGCATACAACCGTTGATGCTGACGCCCGACCGCAAGCTTGGCTACACGGTTGCGGTGAATGGAGACCATGGAGACCGGGTAACAGAGTTCTGGGTCTTCGATATGGCGACCAAAAAACTGATCAACAAGAAGGAGTTTCTAGGGCGGACTCGGTTGAACTTCGGAATCACGGCGGACGGCAAAAAGCTGCTGATCTATAACGCCGGTTATGAGATCGAAGTGTATGACGCCAAGACACTGGCACTCGATAAGACGATCAATCTTGAAGGCGATACGACTTCGAATCTAATCGTGGCCCCGCTGAACTAGAAGACGCAGCACCCTGGGGCGCGCTGAGAGTTTGGCGCGTCCCGCAATCTCCATCCCGGAAGACGCATGAAGCAGGACAGAGCCCGCAGCCCAATACCGTTCCGTCAGTACCGCCGGGCATTTACGTTTGTAGCTCCGTACTGGCGGGGACTGCTGGCGGTGCTGACGCTGGGCCTTTTCTCGACGCTGGTCGGCCTGGCGCAGCCGTACATCTCACGACTGCTGATCGACGATGCGCTGGTGCGGCACAATCTGCATGAACTGTGGAAGATCGCGCTTGCGATGATCGTGATTACGATCGTCGGCCTGGGTGTGAATGCGTGCTCAACCTATTGCTACACGCGATTGTCTGCTGAGAGCCTGTTCCAGATGCGGCTGGCCGTCTTCCAGCACCTGCAGAAGCTATCACCGCGCTACTTCGCTCGCACCAAGCTGGGCGATATCGTCTCCAGGATCAACAACGATATCGGCGAGGTGCAGCGGGTGTGCTCCGACACGCTGCTTTCCATCTTCTCGAACGTACTTTTCCTGGTGGGCAGTGTCGCCATCATGATCTGGTTGAATCCGCGGCTCACGCTGGCGAGTATCATTCTGCTGCCGGTAAGCATCTTGACGCTACGCTACTATCAACGTCGATTGATGTTCCAGACCGCGGAGCTACGGCAGCGGAGCGCAAACTTAGGGAGCTTTCTGATTGAGAGCATTATGGGGCTCCGGCTGATTGTGACGTCGACAGCGGAGCAGAGGGAAACGGAGCGCTTCAGCTGGCACAATACGCAGTTCGTACGGTCGCTGATGTCGATGCAGATGACGTCGTTTCTGGCGAGTGCGCTACCGGGAACCGTGCTCACACTCTCGACAGCGACGGTGTTCCTCTATGGTGGGCGGCTGGTGATCGAAAATCGGCTTACGCTAGGAGCGTTCGTAGCCTTTATGGCCTACCACGTGAAGCTGCTTTCGCCGGTGCAGAACCTGTTGGGGATTTACACAAGCCTGCTGACCGGTGGAGTATCGCTGGCGCGGGTCTTCGAGGTGCTGGATGCGCCGGTGGAGGTGGCAGAACCGAAGGGTGCCGCGCCGCTTTCGCCGTTTGCCGATGAGATTCGGTTCGACCATGTCGCCTTCCAGTTCTCCCCCGATGTGCCGGTACTGCAGGACATCTCGCTGACGCTTCGCAAGGGAACGTTCTATGCGCTGGCAGGGCCGAGTGGTGCGGGCAAGTCGACGATTGGCGACCTGCTGGTGCGCTTTTTCGACGTGCAGCATGGAGCAATTACGATCGACGGGCGTGACATTCGTAGCGTGACATTGCACGACCTTCGATCGATGGTGGCGGTGGTGGAGCAGACCCCGTACCTGTTTCACGCGACGATTCGGGAGAACCTTGCCTATGGGCGGCCGGGTGCGACGCTTGACGAAATTGAGCAGGCCGCGATGCAGGCAGGCATCCACCGTTTTATATGCACCCTCCCGGAGCGGTATGAGACGTTGATCGGCGAGCGCGGGGCTACGCTATCGGTGGGCGAGCGGCAGAGGATGGCACTGGCGCGGGCGCTGCTGCGAGACCCGGCGGTGCTGGTCCTCGATGAGCCGACTTCGGCGCTCGACCCAGGGTCGGAGTCGATCGTGACGGATGAACTGGCGTCTAATCTGCGCGGGCGCACGACGCTGGTGATCACGCATCGCCTCTCGCTGATCGAGGCTGCGGACCACGTGTTTGTGTTGGAAGACGGACGTATTGTGGAAGAGGGACGGCCGGCTGATTTGATGGAGCGGCGTGGACACCTGGCGCAGCAGTTTCGAGCGAGTGGGGCAGAGCGAGCCGGGATGGCGGTGCGGTGACGAGGCCCGTCCGTGTGGCTATGCTCGACAGCGGCGTGTACGCAGCGAATCCGCATATTCAGCGTCCTGTTCAGGGTGGGGTTACGATCCTGCCGGAGGGCGAACAGGCTGGCTTTGAGGACAGGCTGGGACACGGGACTGCCGTGTGTGCGGTGCTCCAGGAGCTGGCGCCGGCAGCCGACCTGTTTGCGGTGAAGATCTTCGATGCGCGGCTGGCAACGAGTCTGCCGGTTGTGCTGCGCGCAATCGACTGGTGTGTCCATCACGAGATGGACATCATTAACCTGAGCCTGGGGACCACGAACGATGCGCATCGGGCTCTGTTCATGGCGGCGATCGAGCGGGTGTGTGCACGGGGTTCCGTGGTGGTGTCGGCTTTTTCGATGAACGGCGCACTGATGCTGCCGGGGTCGCTGCAGCGGGTGGTGGGCGTTGTGGAGGATGCCGCGTGTGCGCGGGATTCGTACAGCGTGGTGGCGGATGCTGAGGGGAGCGTTCACTTTGCTGCGTGTCCGTTCCCACTCGACATTGCCGGGGTGCCGCGCGAGCGGAACTTGCGAGGTGTCAGCTTTGCGGTGGCGCACGTGTCCGCGCAGATCGCGCGGATGTGGCCTGAGGTACAGTCGCCGGTGGACTGGGTGGATCAGCTTCGCGCTAGGCGGGAAGCGGGAGCAGGTCGCGATCCATCAGCCTGAAACGGGGTGGGGGCAGGCTGGCTAGTTCCGTCTGCAACTGCTGGATGCCCAGCTCGAGGAGACGTGTTTCGGAGTGCCAGAACTCGCCGGTGCCCCCGGTGGCGTAGAAGGGCAGGCAGGTCTGCAGGTGGCGAAGGAAGCCCTGTTTGAGACGGGTGGTGTAGTGCTCTGCGAGTTGATCGGGGTTGAAGCCCTGGTGGGCTGCGCGAATGCAGGCTGCGGCGAGGAAGGCCTCGCGTACGGCGTTGCCCGCGCCCTCGCCGCAGAGTGGATCGAAGCCCATCGCGGCGGTGCCGCAGGCGATGGTGCCGGGTGAGGCCAGGCTCCGGGCAAGACGTGGGGCAACGGGAATGGGCGGCGAGACCGAGAGGGCTCGGACGATCAGTGGAGCGATGAGGCGGCTGGTTCCGAGGAGCTGCTCGACGGTGTCGCCGACTGCGATGAGTGCGGCCCTGCCCTGACCGAGTGGCAGCAGGAAGAGCCAGCCGCCGTCGACGGACTCGACCCAGCAGGCCTCGGGGATGACGCTGCTGCTCAGCTCGACCTGGGCGATCCGGCCGATGCGAGTGCCGAAGCTCTGCTCGGGTAGTGGCGCCGACGAGGTGCGGGAGGAGCGAAGGTGCCAGTGAGAATGCGCGGTGCCAGCGGGTGATCGAGGGTCGGGGACACGGTTCCAGAGGCAGTCGAGCAGCTCTGCCTCGGGAGCTACGATGCCTTGATGGGGCAGGTCGATGGGAACGGCGGCGCTGCCCCAAAGGACGATTCGGCGGGTGATGCGGGGGAGGCCGTCGAAGAGGTTGGGGGCAGATGAGTCGAGCGGAGGGAACAGCTCCTGGAGGAGATGCCGGGTCTGCTGGCCGAGGAGAATGGCGGGGAGACGGGGGCCGGGGCGGGGTTGGCGAGTGAAGGGGACGCTGGCATCGCTGAGGAGCCGGGCGACGCAGGCTGAGGCGATCCCGTCGCCCTCGACGGTAACGCTGGGGTCCGGGATTTGAAGTGCTTTGCTAGCTTCCACGTGTCTGGTTGTGCCTTGTTGGTGGGCTCAGGTTGCCTGCTGGGCGGACTTGTCTTCCTCCAGACCTGGACTCAATTATTTTTTCCCAATAAGTCCAAAGTGTTCAAACGAAGGGACTTAGGTCCAAAGTAGTCCAAAAGTCGCTGAAAATGGTCTAACGCCTTCAAACTAAAGCGGTTATCCAGCCCTGTGCAGGGCGGCCAAAATGAGCCCTGTTGATTTTCCAGTTAACCTTTGTCGGTGAGTGTAGCAGGCACCATGCTGGGGCCGAAGTAATGCGGAGCGAGAGGTTCTCGCTCCGCATGGGTGAAGGTTGGGTTTGGGGTTAGAAGGAGACGCGGCCGGTGAGCAGGAGGGCTCGTGGACCGGCGTTTGCCTGCTGGCCGGCGGCCTGACCTTGGACGGTGGTGCTGATGCCGTAGCTGCTCGGCACGTTGATGTCGAGGGCGGTGGTCTCGTAGTTGTGATGGTTGAAGAGGTTCTGGACCTGGACACCCATATCGACCCGGATGCGCTCGGTGAAGGTGATGCCTTTGAGGAGTGAGGTGGAGAAGCTGTCGGTCCCAGGGCCGACGACGCTGCCGACGGCTGCATTACCCTGGCGACCGATGTTGTTGGCTGGGGAGGTGAAAGCGGCGGGGTTGAGGGTGTGACGTGCTCCGCCGCCGGAGAGGTAAGGCGAGACCCCAGCGACGACATCCGGCCGGGTGGCAGCAGCATAGCCGAGGGCTATGAGGCCGGTGCCGGTTGGATCGGAGCCGGAGTTGATGGGCGTCATGAACGGACCGGTCTGGTGGAGGTAGAAGCCGGAGAACTGCCAGTTGCCGATGACCTTATCGATGGCGGAGTTGAGGTTGCCGAGGTAGGCGCGGTTGTGGCCGAAGGGCAGGTCGTAGACGCCTGAGCCGAGGAAGCGCTGGCGGTGCGTGAACTCGACGTTGCCGTAGTCGACCAGCGGGTGGTAGTAGTCACTTGGCAGTGCACCGCTTTCGCCAACTTCTGCGGTGGGAGCCAGGCCGCCCTCGTCGGAGAGATTGCGGGCGAAGGTGTAGCTGCCCTGGAACTGGAGGCCGTGTGTCATACGGTGGGTGGCTTCGACGCTTAGGGCGTTGTAGTTGCTGACGGCGAGGTTCTCGTTGGCCTGAATCTCACCAAGGGCGGGGTAGGGAAAGGAGGATTGCGCGGGGGCGGTCTGGCCGGCGGGCAGAGTGCCGTAGGGGACCTGATTGATGTTGGCCTGCTCGACGAGGTCCTGACCGTGGCTGCCGGAGTAGCTGACGCGGAGGCCGGTCTGATAGCCGAGATCCTGCTCGACGGTCAGGTTCCATTGCTGGACGGTGGGGTCTTTGTAGTGGGGAGCGACGCCGTAGTCGAAGTCCAATGCGCCGGCTGCTCCAGGAGCAGTAGCAAAGGGCGTGGGGAACTTGAGTTGTGGTACACCGGCGGAGGCGTACGTGTTGCTATAGATATTTACAGTGGAGGCACTGACGGCCCAGCCACCGACGACGCTGCCGCCGAGGGCGGTGGCGATGAAGCGGCCAAGGCCGCCGCGGATGACGGTTTTGTCATTGCCGAGTGGCCGCCATGCGAAGCCGAAGCGGGGTGCGAAGTCATTCTTCGAGACGGAGACCAGGCCATCGCTGATACCAGCCTGGGCGGCGGTGAGGAGCGGCAGAGGAGCGATCTGCTTGATGAAGGCTGGAAGGACGTTGTTGGCGAGGGCGTAGGTTCCGGGAACAACGACAGCGCCGTGGACGGTGGTGCCGTTGATGTTGCTGTAGTAGTCCGGCAGGAAGTTGGCACTATTCTGGAACTTATCCGTGAGGACCGGATGGTACTCGTAGCGGAGGCCGAAGTTGAGGGTGAGATTGTTGGTGAGCTTCCAGTCGTCCTGCAGGTAGACAGCGTATGCGTTGCCGCGACCGTTGAGGTCGGGGGCGAGAACATCCGACAGGGTGGTGCTGTCGGGGATGCCTTGGAGGAAGCTGGCGAAGGGCTTGGCGATGACCTTGCCGGGAGCGCTGGAGCCGGTAAAGCTGTATTGGCCAAGCCGTGAACTGCCGAAGACGTTGCTGGCATGGGCGTAGAGACGGCGGAAGTCGCCACCGCCCTTGAGCGTGTGGCGGCCCCTGGTCCAAGTGAGGTTATCGATGAACTGATAGGTATTGCTGCTGCTGACGGCGGAGCTGCCGGTGACCGTCGTGAAGCCGGTGATGGCGATGCGTGGGAGGGCAGCGATGGAGGGATCGAGCAGGTCGGTAATGCCCTGAATACCTAGAGTGGAGATGACGGAGGAGTTGGAGTTGAAGCTGCTGGACTGGATGAACTTGCTGAGCCCGGCGCGGAACTCATTGAAGAGTGTGGGCGTGATGCCGTAGTTATAGGAGCCGGTGAGATTGATGTTCTTGGAGGGAATGCTCTGGATGCCGGTGAGCAGGCCAAGGGCCGTGGCGGTGGAGCGCTGCTTGAAGCCGTAGCGCACGAAGGCCGATTGCTTGGGGGTGAAGATGTGGTCGATGCGACCGTCGCCCTGGTCTGAGCCGATGGAGGTGTTGAAGTTCTGAATGTAGTTGTTGGTAATAGCTCCTGCCGCCCCAGCGTTGGGCAGCGGATAGTAGCGAGCGAGCATGGCAGCGGAGGTGGCGTTGATCTGGCCGGTTGGAATGATGTTGTTGGCGAATGCGACGCCGGCGGGGTTGAAGATCTTCGTGGGATAGACGGAGAGATCGCCGCCACGCATGGCCGCGGTGGGTACGCTGTTCGTAACGGTGGAGGTCTGTGGAAGGCGCAGGCCCTCGTAGCTGAGGAAGTAGAAGGTCTTATCGCGTCCGTTATAGAGGAAGGGCGCAATGACGGGTCCACTGTAGAACAGGCCGAAGTTATTGAGAACGAGGTTCGGCTTCTTGGCACCGAAGGGCAGGTTGGAGTTGAAGCCCTTGGTTGCGTAGTTATCGAAGAGGCCGCCGTGGCCGCGGTTGGTGCCGCCCTTGGAGACGGTGGTGATGTCGGCGATGCCGCCGAACTCGGCTGCGTTGGCGTTCTGGCTGACGCGAATCTCTTCGATGGTGTTGAAGGAGGGGAAGAGCTCTGAGTTGGCGCCGCTGGTGCGGACGTTCATGGTGCTGATGCCGTCGACGGTGATGGAGAGGAGGCTGGGCTTCTGACCGGCAACGGAGATCTGACCGCTCTCATCGGACTGGACGCCGGCCTGTGTCTGCAGGGTGGCGTAGGGGCTGGTGGAGCCGCTGGCGCGGGAGCTGATGGCGATGGGCAGGTTATTCAACTCGATGCCGGAGCGGGTCTCGGTAAGGTTGGATGTATCAGTGTTGATGACGGCTGCTGCGGTCTGGACCTCGATGGTCTGGTTCTCGGCACCGAGTGCCATGGTGGCATCGACGCGCTGGGTCTCTCGAGACTGGAGGACGAGGCCGGGAAACTGAGTCTGGCGGAAGCCCTTGAAGGTCACTTCGATGCGATAGGTTCCGGGGCCTACGTTCTGGAAGGTGTATTGGCCTTCGTTGTTGGAGACCTCTTCGTGGACGGTTGCGGTCTCCGTGTTGATGAGCTTGATGGTGGCGCCAATAATGATGGCTCCCTGCGGATCTTTAACGGTACCGACGAAGACGCCGTAGGTGGACTGGGCAAGCAGAGAGGACGTCAGCAGGAGTAGACAGAGGCACAGGGTGGAGGAGAGCAGCGTGCGAAGAGACTGGCGGAGGCGGGGTGATATCGAATCATGAAAACGTTGCGTCATCAAAACCTCTCTCGATCAATTGGTGCAATTGGATAGAAACGAAGCTGCCGATATCGAGTGCGCGTCTGCTGCGGAACGAAGTGCTGGATGAAGCAATACTGTTGGGAACAGTGGGGCCGTTGCAGCGCTGGGGCGTTGCATGAGCGCGCTGAAAAGTGCTGTTCAGAGCGACACGTCTGCTGCGAGGTTTCACTGAATGAGTGCGTTACTCAGTGGTCTCTGTGCTGTTAAATTTCGTGGTGATGGTGAAACAATAGCGCGGATGTTTCAGTGAGTCAAACGAAATACGCGATAGATGGATTTCATTTTGACTTCAACATCGTGGGTAGATGCGGGATGGCTGGGGTGCAATCGTGTGTTCGATGGCCGACGAGGACGAAGCGACGTTGCAGACCACGGACATCGGACAAGATCGTGCTAAGCGAGGGCCTACCTCTTGCCTCAGATCGTCAAGCACTACTCTCTATAGATGTCAGAACTCAGACCTCGAGTGAGCGGAGTAGGGCTGGACTTATGGACCCGTTGCGCTCACTACAATAAGCCGATCGACATCATTGCAATTAAGATGAAGTGTTGCTCTACCTACTACGCATGCAAGGACTGCCACGATGCGCTTGCTGATCATGCAATCGAGGTCTGGCCGCGTGACGAGTGGGGTTGTGCAGCGGTGCTTTGTGGAGCATGCGGGATTGAATTGACGGTCAGGCAGTACCTTGACTGCGGTAACCAGTGCCCGAGATGCGAAGCTCAGTTCAATCCTGGTTGCCGCAATCACCACAATTTCTACTTTGCGACGATCTGAAGGCCTATGGGCGTAGCGACCACACCACTTATAGTGGTTATCGTTCAGGCGAGCCTTAGGAACTTCATTGCGGCTGAGTTCATGCAGCAGCGAAGGCCGGATCTCGCCTGTCTGGATCTCAGCGATGCCGCCAATGAGGGTACGTTTCCGGATCCCCAGATCGGAGCCGTTTGCTGACAGTTGGAACTATCTCTACCATTTTGGCATCGAGATTGATACGGCTCTGCCGGCTCCGCGCTCCGCGATCCAGATTGTGTCGCCTGCAGGTTCAACTGCCGTCGGCGACTTGAGTCCTTCCTTGAGGACCATGACGCTGGCCTTGTCGCCCGTAATCGTGAGTGCGGTGACTCTGCCGCTGCCACCCTCTGCCATAATGATCTTGCCGTTTGCGGCTCGCATACCGTCTGGCGACTTTACGGGCTGGTCCATCCAGATGTCGACAGGCTGACCTGGTTTCCCCGCAGCATCTACGGGAATGCGGTAGAGCTTGTTGAAGACTACGTTGTTCACGTAGAGCACACCATCGAGGAACGTGATGCCGTCAATTCCATTCAGCACTCGATGCTCTATAAAAAGTTCCGCGTTGGAACCTCCGGCCGGTAGCCTGAAGATTTTGCCATTGGCAGTGTCTGTTATGTAAAGCGCCTTGTCCGGGCCGAGGGCGAAATCATTGCACGTACTATTTTCATCGGGCAGGTTCCAGCGAAGCTTCTGAACCCCTGTGGAGAGATCAAATCCGCGCAAGGCGGTATGACGCTTCACGGGTGTTGAGCCTGGTATTGGAGTCAGCTGACAAGCCCATAGCGTGTTGGTCGTCGCATCCGCAAGCATACCGAAAAAGAAGGTCCCGGCACCTTCAGCGCTTGCATCCACAAACTTGTCGGCAGTAGTCGCCCCCGCGGCTACTTTATAGATAAATGGCGTGCTGGCGCTTCCTACAATTAGGACGCCACCTGGTGCAATGGTCAGACTTTCCGGCTGCGATTTCGCATCGGCAATAAGAATATCCGAAGCGGAAGCGGCGGTTGCGAGACTCCCCAGCACTATGACGCAGGCGGCAAGCCGAAGTGCACTCAGGTTACACATCATTGAATCTCCTTGCGTTTAGTTTCCACCCATCATACTGAATAAAGTTCAGCTGAACCGATTGCTTTGAAGAAATCAATGAGCCGCTGACGACAGGGTTTTGGCCCGCCCGGCTGGTGCCGGAGGACTCTTGAGGAATGGTACGGAGTCGCCTGAAGAAACACATTTTGAGCAGCTATCCCACCATCTTTGTGGGCGGTATAACGCAGCTCGGCAGCTATGCCTCGACACTGTAGCTTTGACATCGAACAATGGTAGCTAGAGAACTCATCTGCTCATATTGATTTGCTTCGCCTGCTGCGTCGGCCTCGGTTTATCTCCTAAAATGTCCGAGTGAGTTTGGAGCTGTCTTGCAGAAGGCCGCTCACCAGCTTCCACGTTCGCCATGCATCTGGATCACCTTCGCCAGGCGTTCGGCACCGTTGACCCAGTTAGCGATCAACGCTTTTTCGGCGGCGTCAGCGTCAGCCTTGTGGATTGCAGTGATGATCGCTTCGTGCTCGCTTACGCTGACGTGCAACTCACTCAGTATGTTGCTTGCATAGAGTCGCCAGTAGCGTTCTGTTTGAGGCTTGATGCCGTTGTGCATGAGCATCAGTCTTGGCCCGGCGCTTGCTTCAACGATCGTTCGATGAAACTCCGTATCCAGATCGAAGATGTTCTTTCCGCCAAGATCTCTGGTCTTCGCGATCCGGTGCAACGTAGTGTTGATCGCGCGGATCTTCGCTACTACGGCCGCGCGCCTTTCTTTTGGGAGTGCGACTGTCTGCCGGCCCGCGAGACCTTCCAGATGGCCGACAATGGAATACAGTTCGGCCGAGTCCTCCTGGGTTAGAGGCGCCACGATCATGCGCGACTTTGAACGGCTTTTATGCTCGATGACATAGCCTTCACGTTGCAGCCACTGCAGAGCGCCCCGTACCGGCGTTCGACTCATCCCAAGTTTATCGGTCAGGTCCGCTTCTACGATCCATGCTCCCGGCGACAACCGGCCATGTACGATCAGGTCTCTCACCTGGGTGAAGGCGGAGCTTAGGGTGGTTCCGTGTTCCGTCGTCGCACGCTTCCGCCCATGAGGCTTTGCGACTTTTTTCGCAGATTTTTTGGTGGTCATCCTTATCGCCCGTATCTACTTCCAGAGCCTGCTGCGCGCAAGGCGACAGGATCTGAAGTATATTGCGCTATTGTATTCAATCTTGTAAACTTCACGTTCAACGACGACTCCAAGGAATCAGATGAATCTGAGCAGGGTACACGTAGTTGATTCGCATACGTGCGGAGAGCCGACGCGGGTAGTCACCTCTGGCGGCCCCGACCTGGGCAAGGGAACACTGGCAGAGCGGCTCGTACGCTTCAACCTCGAGCATGATTCTTTTCGCCATAGCATCATCAATGAGCCTCGAGGCTCGGATGTTCTTGTCGGCGCACTTCTTCTTGAGCCTTGCGATCCAATGTGCGTTACGGGCGTTATCTTTTTTAATAACGTCGGCAGCCTTAACATGTGCGGCCACGGCACCATCGGTGTCATCGCCACTCTTGCCTACCTCGGACGCATCTGTCCGGGACTCCATCGTGTTGAGACACCGGCGGGTATTGTGCAGGCGCACCTGCATGCCGACCATAGCGTAACTATCGACAACGTGCCAAGCTATCGCTATCAGGCGAACGTCACCGTTGATGTGCCTGGGCATGGCAGCATCACTGGAGACATTGCGTGGGGGGGCAACTGGTTCTTCCTTGTTGGGGACCATCCATTCAGTCTGCTCCCAGCGGAGATTCCTCAGCTCACCACATTTACCTCTGCGATCCGTGAGGCACTGACACTTGCAAGCCTCACCGGAGCGGACAGCGGCGAGATCGACCACATCGAACTCTTCACCGCTTCCGACAGGCCTGGCATCGACAGCCGCAACTTTGTTCTGTGTCCCGGGGGAGCCTATGATCGGTCGCCGTGCGGTACGGGCACCAGTGCGAAGCTTGCCTGCCTTTATGCTGATGGCAAGCTGCTTCCTGGCGAGGTCTGGCGTCAGGAGAGCATCATCGGCAGTGTCTTCGTAGGCAGCATCACTGTGCGCGAAGGGCTGATCATTCCGAGCATCACTGGACAGGCTTTCGTCAATGCCGAGGCTGATCTGATCTTCGATCCAGCGGATCCGTTCTGCTATGGGATTCCGGCTTTGTGAGAACTTCTTTCGATACCATCGTCGTCGGCAGTGGGATCGTCGGTGCGGCATGCGCTGCGGCTTTCGCGCGCGATGGTCTCTCGGTGGCGCTGGTCGATCGCGCTCCCAGTGGCCTTGGAGCTACCTCTGCTGGCATGGGCCACATTGTTCTAATGGATGACTCTACGCCGCAGTTTCTACTCACCCAACTCTCCCAAGCGCTCTGGCGGACTCTTGCATCTCGTTTGCCCTCGTCGGCCGAGTATCAGACCTCCGGAACTCTCTGGGTCGCGGCAGATGATGAGGAGATGCGTGAGGTGGTCCGCAAGCAGGCACTTTATCGAAGCTATGGTGTTTCGACAGACGTGCTCGATGCTTCGCAGCTTCGGACGCTCGAACCGCATCTTCGACCGGACCTAACCGGGGCGCTCCTCGTACCGTCCGATGCCGTTGTGTATGCTCCACTTGTCGCTCGCCTACTTGCTGAAGATGCCGTGGCGCATGGCGCCCTCGTCGTGTCGGGCGATGTTGTGCGGATTGGTGAGGGCTCGGTCGACCTGCGCGGTGGTCAGCGACTCCGCTCCACCCGGATTGTCAATGCAGCAGGCGAGCGTTCCGCGGAGCTTACACCTGGAATCCCGGTGCGGCGGCGCAAGGGCCATCTTGCCATCACCGATCGCTACCCCAACTTTGTCAGCCACCAGATCGTTGAGCTTGGCTACCTGAAGAGCGCGCATTCAATCGGGGAAGATTCGGTAGCCTTCAACGTTCAGCCGCGAATGACCGGGCAGGTCCTTATCGGTTCCTCTCGTCAGTACGACGCCACCAGCCCTGAGATTGAACACTCGATGCTGGCTCGCATGCTTACCCGCGCCGTTGCTTACATGCCAGATCTCGCAGATGTTTCGATACTCCGCACATGGACCGGCTTCCGTGCAGCTACCCCGGACAAGCTTCCGCTGATCGGCCCATGGCCTGAGGACGATACCGTCTTCCTTGCCACGGGGCACGAGGGCCTTGGCATCACCACATCGCTAGCTACTGCCTCTCTGCTCTCGGATTGCTTCGCAGGCAGGGCGACGGCTATTCCGCTGGAACCGTATCTGCCCGCACGGGTCCTCTCGGAGGTGTCCCATGCCTGAGACGATCAGACTCATCCTGAATCAACGGTATGTTCAGGTTCCCGAGGGAGCTACTGTTGCGGTTGCCATCCTGCTTGCGGGATCGACGTTCCGCCGATCGATCCATGGAGAGCCGCGCGGCGCTCTCTGTGGCATGGGAACATGCTTTGAGTGTCGTGCCATGGTGAATGGGCGCGCCCAGCAACGAACCTGCCAACTGCTCTGCCAACCTGGAATGATTGTGGCCACGGATGAGTAGTCTTCGGCAGATACGCTGCGACGTCCTCGTTATTGGCGCAGGTCCGGCTGGGATAGCCGCGGCGGTTCGGGCTGCTGAAGCGGGAGCGAACGTGCTGCTCGTCGATGACAATGCGCAACCCGGCGGGCAGAT
Coding sequences:
- a CDS encoding (2Fe-2S)-binding protein — encoded protein: MPETIRLILNQRYVQVPEGATVAVAILLAGSTFRRSIHGEPRGALCGMGTCFECRAMVNGRAQQRTCQLLCQPGMIVATDE
- a CDS encoding NAD(P)/FAD-dependent oxidoreductase encodes the protein MRTSFDTIVVGSGIVGAACAAAFARDGLSVALVDRAPSGLGATSAGMGHIVLMDDSTPQFLLTQLSQALWRTLASRLPSSAEYQTSGTLWVAADDEEMREVVRKQALYRSYGVSTDVLDASQLRTLEPHLRPDLTGALLVPSDAVVYAPLVARLLAEDAVAHGALVVSGDVVRIGEGSVDLRGGQRLRSTRIVNAAGERSAELTPGIPVRRRKGHLAITDRYPNFVSHQIVELGYLKSAHSIGEDSVAFNVQPRMTGQVLIGSSRQYDATSPEIEHSMLARMLTRAVAYMPDLADVSILRTWTGFRAATPDKLPLIGPWPEDDTVFLATGHEGLGITTSLATASLLSDCFAGRATAIPLEPYLPARVLSEVSHA